From a region of the Xanthomonas rydalmerensis genome:
- a CDS encoding alpha-2-macroglobulin, whose protein sequence is MGTFLLLGLALALGGCKRNESGQLPEASGEPVKGQKEAMKGFGLVRAYPDQKGDGLSLALEFSRPLVGTQDFDKLLRFEEKVGTDESAWSLSDDGKTLRYPYVEAAKDYTVVISADLLAADGSRLGKPLKQKVYTGELTPAVGFASQGSVLPARESRGLPVVSLNVPEVDVEFMRVKDSALPAFFAQYQRGGRRGTWELDSDYGDHTPISQLADSVYTNRFVLGGDKNERALTYLPIQEIKELQAPGLYFAVLRRPGKFDNEYDTAFFTVSDIGLHARAYKDKLFVHTASLQSGEPLKKVELRVLNADGELFLKGQTDDNGNALLNYTLDAGQVLVARSGTDLSMLPFNQPALDLSEFAVAGRENAWFDVFAWSGRDLYRPGETVRVSALLRDNDGKPVPTTGKGAQPVFLRLKQPDGKIFRETRLQPGDQGYFSFEQLIPADAPTGRWQVEFRTDPTSKEAVQGMTLRIEEFLPERMKLDLDSAQKTLKPGEPFKLQATAAYLYGAPAAGNRFTAKLAVAVEQHPVEALPGYFFGDPTLQLPREAKDIVDTEFGADGKLSEDLALPDEAKPTSTIAALVSASVYETGGRTVTRTLKRVLWPAPALVGVRPLFDDKDGADANANARFELMRVDAQGKPQPAKGLKVTLVRELRDYHWAFTDNRWDYDFTRRFENKQTLTVDAGASAAKFDFPVEWGEYRVDVFDPATGLTTRYPFHAGWSWNDDNRGLDARPDKVKLALDKTGYKAGDTLKVTLTPPHAGPGVLMVESDRMLYVQDIDVKPGSSFEIPVTKDWERHDVYVTALVFRGGSAPSKITPARAVGVAYVPMDRKARRVAVGLVAPKQMRPEQPLPVTVSVPELAGKQAHVTISAVDVGILNITRFPVPDANAQFFAQRGLGVDAYDIYGRVIESFEGGTGKLRFGGDMALAALPQAKRPTARVQTVDLFSGPVQLDAKGNARVQLPVPDFNGTLRVSALVYSDERYGNRDVETLVRAPIVAEASMPRVMAPGDRSTVTLDVQNFTGQPGEFKVRVDGEGPLAIADNARSAKLGKDGKATLSFPLVAQEGYTVAKVRVRVEGNGFAADRRYDLPVRAAWPSVLRTQTRVLDPLAPVTLGASDAEGLMAGSVNARMLVSALPPIPFASALQGALQYPYGCAEQTTSKGYAALLLDDATARLLGVKGLDAATRRARMEGAFGRLASMQVSSGHFSMWGDDGYVNPGLTPYIAEFLLDAKDAGFAVPDNVLQKALNRLSEDLLSGGNNFYGQDRRENLKFANQAWSGYVLARVNRAPLGTLRALYDNDRSKALTGLSLVHLGVALSLQGDKKRGEAAIAAGFAKDSADRPRYFGDYGSVVRDDALMIALLHERGLAKPEYDARVMALGREIDARRRGGWLWLSTQEQVALARMGKALLNSQTAQVSGQLNVGDSSETIAPAKAFGRQFDEAELARGVHFVPQGQPPLYASLEIAGVPRTPPAADDSTLKVERSFYGTDGKPWTPQPLKEGEALIVRVTITSDTSMPDALLTDLLPAGLEIENFNLGDAKQWADVVVDGIEISDRSNAADVKHEEFRDDRYVAALSLSAGSKAQVFYLVRAVTPGTYTVPPSLVEDMYRPDLRGVGRSNPGTINVVQP, encoded by the coding sequence ATGGGGACTTTCTTGTTGCTGGGTCTGGCGCTTGCGCTGGGCGGCTGCAAGCGCAACGAATCCGGGCAGTTGCCCGAGGCCAGCGGCGAGCCGGTGAAGGGGCAGAAGGAAGCGATGAAGGGCTTCGGCCTGGTCCGCGCCTATCCTGACCAGAAGGGCGACGGGCTGTCGCTGGCGCTGGAGTTCTCGCGGCCGCTGGTCGGCACCCAGGATTTCGACAAGCTGCTGCGCTTTGAGGAGAAGGTCGGCACCGACGAGAGCGCCTGGTCGCTGTCCGACGACGGCAAGACCCTGCGCTACCCCTACGTGGAGGCGGCCAAGGATTACACGGTGGTGATCTCGGCCGACCTGCTGGCGGCCGACGGCAGCCGCCTGGGCAAGCCGCTCAAGCAGAAGGTCTATACCGGCGAGTTGACGCCGGCCGTCGGCTTCGCCTCGCAGGGCAGTGTGCTGCCGGCGCGCGAGAGCCGCGGCCTGCCGGTGGTCTCGCTCAACGTGCCGGAAGTGGACGTGGAGTTCATGCGGGTCAAGGACAGCGCGCTGCCGGCGTTCTTCGCCCAGTACCAGCGCGGCGGCCGCCGCGGCACCTGGGAGCTGGACAGCGACTACGGCGACCACACCCCGATCTCGCAACTGGCCGATTCGGTCTATACCAACCGCTTCGTGCTCGGCGGCGACAAGAACGAGCGCGCGCTGACCTACCTGCCGATCCAGGAGATCAAGGAACTGCAGGCGCCGGGCCTGTACTTCGCGGTGCTGCGCCGCCCCGGCAAGTTCGACAACGAGTACGACACTGCCTTCTTCACGGTCAGCGACATCGGCCTGCATGCGCGCGCCTACAAGGACAAGCTGTTCGTCCACACCGCCTCGCTGCAGAGCGGCGAGCCGTTGAAGAAGGTGGAGTTGCGCGTGCTCAACGCCGACGGCGAGCTGTTCCTGAAGGGCCAGACCGACGACAACGGCAACGCGCTGTTGAACTACACGCTCGACGCCGGCCAGGTGTTGGTGGCGCGCAGCGGCACCGACCTGTCGATGCTGCCGTTCAACCAGCCGGCGTTGGACCTGAGCGAGTTCGCGGTGGCCGGGCGCGAGAACGCCTGGTTCGACGTGTTCGCCTGGTCCGGCCGCGACCTGTACCGCCCCGGCGAGACCGTGCGGGTGTCGGCGCTGCTGCGCGACAACGACGGCAAGCCGGTGCCGACCACCGGCAAGGGCGCGCAGCCGGTGTTCCTGCGGCTGAAGCAGCCCGACGGCAAGATCTTCCGCGAGACCCGGCTGCAGCCGGGCGACCAGGGCTATTTCAGCTTCGAGCAACTGATCCCCGCCGACGCCCCGACCGGGCGCTGGCAGGTGGAGTTCCGCACCGACCCGACCAGCAAGGAAGCGGTGCAGGGCATGACCCTGCGCATCGAGGAATTCCTGCCCGAGCGCATGAAGCTGGACCTGGACAGCGCGCAGAAGACGCTCAAGCCGGGCGAGCCGTTCAAGCTGCAGGCCACCGCCGCCTACCTGTACGGCGCGCCGGCCGCGGGCAACCGCTTCACCGCCAAGCTGGCGGTGGCGGTCGAGCAGCATCCGGTGGAGGCGTTGCCGGGCTACTTCTTCGGCGACCCGACCCTGCAGTTGCCGCGCGAAGCCAAGGACATCGTCGATACCGAGTTCGGCGCCGACGGCAAGCTCAGCGAGGACCTGGCGCTGCCCGACGAGGCCAAGCCGACCAGCACCATCGCCGCGCTGGTCTCGGCCAGTGTGTACGAGACCGGCGGCCGCACCGTCACCCGCACCCTCAAGCGCGTGCTGTGGCCAGCACCGGCGCTGGTCGGCGTACGCCCGCTGTTCGACGACAAGGACGGCGCCGACGCCAACGCCAACGCGCGCTTCGAACTGATGCGGGTGGATGCGCAGGGCAAGCCGCAGCCGGCCAAGGGCCTGAAGGTGACCCTGGTGCGCGAGCTGCGCGACTACCACTGGGCGTTCACCGACAACCGCTGGGACTACGATTTCACCCGCCGCTTCGAGAACAAGCAGACGCTCACCGTCGATGCCGGTGCCAGCGCCGCCAAGTTTGATTTCCCGGTGGAGTGGGGCGAGTACCGGGTGGACGTGTTCGACCCGGCCACCGGCCTGACCACGCGCTATCCGTTCCATGCCGGCTGGAGTTGGAACGACGACAACCGCGGCCTCGATGCGCGTCCGGACAAGGTCAAGCTGGCGCTGGACAAGACCGGCTACAAGGCGGGCGACACGCTCAAGGTCACCCTGACCCCGCCGCACGCCGGCCCCGGCGTGTTGATGGTCGAGAGCGACCGCATGCTGTACGTGCAGGACATCGACGTGAAGCCGGGCAGCAGTTTCGAGATCCCGGTGACCAAGGACTGGGAGCGCCACGACGTCTACGTCACCGCACTGGTGTTCCGCGGCGGCTCGGCGCCGAGCAAGATCACCCCGGCGCGCGCGGTCGGCGTAGCCTACGTGCCGATGGACCGCAAGGCCCGGCGCGTGGCGGTGGGCTTGGTCGCACCCAAGCAGATGCGCCCGGAGCAGCCGCTGCCGGTGACGGTGAGCGTGCCGGAACTGGCCGGCAAGCAGGCGCACGTGACCATCTCCGCGGTGGACGTGGGCATCCTCAACATCACCCGCTTCCCGGTGCCGGACGCCAACGCGCAGTTCTTCGCGCAGCGGGGCCTGGGCGTGGATGCCTACGACATCTATGGCCGGGTCATCGAGAGCTTCGAGGGCGGCACCGGCAAGCTGCGCTTCGGCGGCGACATGGCGCTGGCGGCGTTGCCGCAGGCCAAGCGCCCGACCGCGCGGGTGCAGACCGTGGACCTGTTCTCCGGCCCGGTGCAGCTCGACGCCAAGGGCAACGCCCGCGTGCAGCTGCCGGTACCGGACTTCAACGGCACCCTGCGCGTGTCGGCGTTGGTCTATTCGGACGAGCGCTACGGCAACCGCGACGTGGAGACGCTGGTGCGCGCGCCGATCGTGGCCGAGGCCAGCATGCCGCGGGTGATGGCGCCGGGCGACCGCAGCACGGTGACCCTGGACGTGCAGAACTTCACCGGCCAGCCGGGCGAGTTCAAGGTGCGGGTGGATGGCGAAGGTCCGCTGGCGATCGCCGACAACGCGCGCAGCGCCAAGCTGGGCAAGGACGGCAAGGCCACCCTGAGCTTCCCGCTGGTGGCGCAGGAGGGCTATACGGTGGCCAAGGTGCGGGTGCGCGTGGAAGGCAATGGTTTTGCCGCCGACCGCCGCTACGACCTGCCGGTGCGTGCGGCGTGGCCGTCGGTGCTGCGCACGCAGACCCGCGTGCTCGACCCGTTGGCGCCGGTGACCCTGGGCGCCAGCGATGCCGAAGGCCTGATGGCCGGCTCGGTCAACGCGCGCATGCTGGTCAGCGCCTTGCCGCCGATCCCGTTCGCCAGTGCCCTGCAGGGCGCGCTGCAGTACCCCTACGGCTGCGCCGAGCAGACCACCAGCAAGGGCTACGCCGCGCTGCTGCTCGACGACGCCACCGCGCGCCTGCTCGGGGTCAAGGGCCTGGATGCGGCCACGCGCCGCGCGCGCATGGAAGGCGCGTTCGGACGGCTGGCCTCGATGCAGGTCTCCAGCGGTCACTTCTCGATGTGGGGCGACGACGGCTACGTCAATCCGGGGCTGACCCCGTACATCGCCGAGTTCCTGCTCGACGCCAAGGACGCCGGCTTCGCGGTGCCCGACAACGTGCTGCAGAAGGCGTTGAACCGGCTCAGCGAGGACCTGCTGTCCGGCGGCAACAACTTCTACGGCCAGGACCGCCGCGAGAACCTGAAGTTCGCCAACCAGGCCTGGTCCGGCTACGTGCTGGCGCGGGTCAACCGTGCGCCGCTGGGCACGCTGCGCGCGCTGTACGACAACGACCGCAGCAAGGCGCTGACCGGTCTGTCGCTGGTGCACCTGGGCGTGGCGCTGTCGCTGCAGGGCGACAAGAAGCGCGGCGAGGCGGCGATCGCCGCCGGTTTCGCCAAGGACAGCGCCGACCGGCCGCGCTACTTCGGCGACTACGGCAGCGTGGTCCGCGACGATGCGCTGATGATCGCGCTGCTGCACGAGCGTGGCCTGGCCAAGCCCGAGTACGACGCGCGGGTGATGGCGCTGGGGCGCGAGATCGACGCGCGCCGCCGTGGCGGCTGGCTGTGGCTGAGCACGCAGGAGCAGGTGGCGCTGGCGCGCATGGGCAAGGCCTTGCTCAACAGCCAGACGGCGCAGGTCTCCGGGCAGTTGAATGTCGGCGACAGCAGCGAAACGATCGCCCCGGCCAAGGCCTTCGGCCGTCAGTTCGACGAGGCCGAGCTGGCGCGCGGCGTGCACTTCGTGCCGCAGGGCCAGCCGCCGCTGTACGCCAGCCTGGAAATCGCCGGCGTGCCGCGCACGCCGCCGGCGGCCGACGACAGCACGCTGAAGGTGGAGCGCAGCTTCTACGGCACCGACGGCAAGCCGTGGACGCCGCAGCCGCTGAAGGAGGGCGAGGCGCTGATCGTGCGTGTCACCATCACCTCCGACACCAGCATGCCCGACGCACTGCTGACCGACCTGCTACCGGCCGGCCTGGAGATCGAGAACTTCAACCTGGGCGACGCCAAGCAGTGGGCCGACGTGGTGGTGGATGGCATCGAGATCAGCGACCGTTCCAACGCCGCCGACGTCAAGCACGAGGAGTTCCGCGACGACCGCTACGTGGCCGCGCTGAGCCTGTCGGCGGGCAGCAAGGCGCAGGTGTTCTACCTGGTGCGCGCGGTGACCCCGGGCACCTACACGGTGCCGCCGTCGCTGGTCGAGGACATGTACCGCCCCGACCTGCGCGGCGTGGGGCGCAGCAACCCCGGCACGATCAACGTCGTGCAGCCTTGA
- a CDS encoding nucleoside hydrolase produces MRNLIRWGALALLATASAAAAGAVRPAAVAPPQDAGASATPVQKVIVSTDIGDDIDDAFALALLLRSPELQVLGIASAWGDTGLRAQLLQRLLQQAGRSDIPLAIGQRTTSSIPFSQARWAAKGRLPAAAPDAAAFILAQARRHPGEVTLLVLGPLTDAARAQQRDPAGFAQLKQVVLMGGSVRVGYGKSRYRPPNPPAAEYNIAADIAAAQRVFAAGVPIVMLPLDATQVTLEEPERVALFAHGEPLTDALAQLYYQWRDTDQPWASATPTLFDVVPVAQLLDPSLCPTVPLRIVVDDKGYTREAPAAGAPGAAANAQVCLALDRPRLIALYMQRLLR; encoded by the coding sequence ATGCGCAATCTGATCCGATGGGGGGCATTGGCGCTGCTGGCCACCGCGTCCGCGGCTGCCGCAGGGGCGGTGCGCCCCGCGGCCGTCGCGCCGCCGCAGGACGCGGGCGCATCCGCTACGCCCGTGCAGAAAGTGATCGTCTCCACCGACATCGGCGACGACATCGACGATGCGTTCGCGCTGGCGCTGCTGTTGCGCAGCCCGGAGCTGCAGGTGCTGGGCATCGCCTCGGCCTGGGGCGACACCGGCCTGCGCGCGCAATTGCTGCAACGGCTGCTGCAGCAGGCCGGCCGCAGCGACATCCCGCTGGCGATCGGCCAGCGCACCACCAGCAGCATTCCCTTCAGCCAGGCGCGCTGGGCGGCGAAGGGCCGCCTGCCTGCGGCGGCGCCGGACGCGGCCGCTTTCATCCTGGCGCAGGCGCGGCGCCATCCCGGCGAGGTCACCCTGCTGGTGCTCGGCCCGCTGACCGACGCGGCGCGCGCGCAGCAGCGCGACCCGGCCGGCTTCGCCCAGCTCAAGCAGGTGGTGCTGATGGGCGGCTCGGTGCGTGTGGGCTACGGCAAGTCGCGCTACCGCCCGCCCAATCCGCCGGCGGCCGAGTACAACATCGCGGCCGACATCGCCGCCGCGCAGCGCGTGTTCGCCGCCGGCGTGCCGATCGTGATGCTGCCGCTGGATGCCACCCAAGTGACCTTGGAGGAGCCGGAACGGGTGGCGCTGTTCGCCCATGGCGAGCCGCTGACCGACGCGCTGGCACAGCTCTACTATCAGTGGCGCGACACCGACCAGCCCTGGGCCAGCGCCACCCCGACCCTGTTCGACGTGGTGCCGGTGGCGCAGTTGCTCGACCCCAGCCTGTGCCCCACCGTGCCGCTGCGCATCGTGGTCGACGACAAGGGCTACACCCGCGAAGCGCCGGCGGCGGGCGCGCCGGGCGCTGCGGCCAATGCCCAGGTGTGCCTGGCGCTGGATCGGCCGCGGCTGATCGCGCTGTACATGCAGCGGCTGCTGCGCTGA
- a CDS encoding TonB-dependent receptor yields the protein MSASWSLRASALAVAVVSALSFPAAAQQADSTDGVARLDTIKVTAERRAEDSKDVPVSASVLRPEYLDAIATSGSDVRVLAGKAPSLNVESSNGRVFPRFYIRGYGNTDFNTYASQPVSLIYDDVVAENAFLKGFPIFDLQSLEVLRGPQGTLFGRNTPAGVVKFNSVKPTIGANDGYASLSYGTYGTMTMETGLSVAMGDKWAARLSALGQRRGDWVDNTVDNRSFEGYMDSAVRLQVLFQPGEDFSALFNAHARHLYGTARLFRANIFQPGTNQLVAGFDPDKVSIDGKNTQELQTYGGSANLTWDLGDIVLHSITGYEGIGKYYSRGDIDGGYGAVFAPPSGPGVIPFPVETAGGIKNLDQYSQELRAESQYAGPLNWQAGLYYFHDSVEGENYTYNTLAGGTLSSYQLTRQRNTSWAAFGSLNYAATERLNLRAGIRYTYDKKIFDVLQLDRVTLQQPSSGSTDNSKVTGDLSATYTINDNVNVYARAARGFRGASFGVPSATAPLTVAAPETVDSFEVGIKSDLFDKRARLSFDVYDFRVKNQQLTAVGGASNDVRLLNADTSKARGAEFDFEALLTQNLRVTLGGAYNWTRIEDPTLSVGVCRTCTVTDPINASGRALIDGNVLPQAAKWMGNATLRYGIPVGDDAEFFFFTDWSYRSEINFFLYDSREFVGQPLLEGGAKIGYNWGAGAYEVSVFCRNCTNQIRATGAIDFNNLTGFINDPRIVGAQFRANF from the coding sequence ATGTCTGCCAGTTGGTCGCTGCGCGCCAGTGCGCTTGCCGTTGCCGTCGTTTCCGCGCTTTCGTTCCCCGCCGCCGCCCAGCAGGCGGACAGCACCGACGGGGTCGCCCGTCTGGACACGATCAAGGTCACCGCCGAGCGCCGCGCCGAGGACTCCAAGGACGTGCCGGTGTCGGCCAGCGTGCTGCGCCCGGAATACCTGGACGCCATCGCCACCAGCGGCTCGGACGTGCGCGTGCTTGCGGGCAAGGCGCCCAGCCTCAATGTCGAGTCGTCCAACGGCCGGGTGTTCCCGCGCTTCTACATCCGCGGCTACGGCAACACCGACTTCAACACCTACGCCTCGCAGCCGGTGTCGCTGATCTATGACGACGTGGTCGCCGAGAACGCGTTCCTGAAGGGCTTCCCGATCTTCGACCTGCAGAGCCTGGAAGTGCTGCGCGGTCCGCAGGGCACGCTGTTCGGCCGCAACACCCCCGCCGGCGTGGTCAAGTTCAACTCGGTCAAGCCGACCATCGGCGCCAACGACGGCTACGCCAGCCTGTCCTACGGCACCTACGGCACCATGACCATGGAAACCGGCCTGAGCGTGGCCATGGGCGACAAGTGGGCCGCGCGCCTGTCGGCGCTGGGCCAGCGCCGCGGCGACTGGGTCGACAACACCGTCGACAACCGCTCCTTCGAAGGCTACATGGACTCGGCAGTGCGCCTGCAGGTGCTGTTCCAGCCGGGCGAGGACTTCAGCGCGCTGTTCAACGCGCACGCGCGCCACCTCTACGGCACCGCGCGGCTGTTCCGCGCCAACATCTTCCAGCCGGGCACCAACCAGCTGGTCGCCGGCTTCGACCCGGACAAGGTGTCCATCGACGGCAAGAACACCCAGGAACTGCAGACCTACGGCGGCAGCGCCAACCTGACCTGGGACCTGGGCGACATCGTGCTGCACTCGATCACCGGCTACGAGGGCATCGGCAAGTACTACAGCCGCGGCGACATCGACGGCGGCTACGGCGCGGTGTTCGCGCCGCCGTCCGGCCCCGGGGTGATCCCGTTCCCGGTGGAGACCGCCGGCGGCATCAAGAACCTGGACCAGTATTCGCAGGAGCTGCGCGCCGAGTCGCAGTACGCCGGTCCGCTGAACTGGCAGGCCGGTCTGTACTACTTCCACGATTCGGTGGAGGGCGAAAACTACACCTACAACACCCTGGCCGGCGGCACCCTGTCCAGCTACCAGCTGACCCGCCAGCGCAACACCTCGTGGGCGGCGTTCGGCTCGCTGAACTACGCGGCCACCGAGCGCCTGAACCTGCGCGCCGGCATCCGCTACACCTACGACAAGAAGATCTTCGACGTCCTCCAACTGGACCGCGTGACCCTGCAGCAGCCCTCCAGCGGCAGCACCGACAACTCCAAGGTCACCGGCGACCTCAGCGCCACCTACACGATCAATGACAACGTCAACGTCTATGCGCGCGCCGCCCGCGGCTTCCGCGGCGCCAGCTTCGGCGTGCCGTCGGCCACCGCACCGCTGACCGTGGCCGCGCCGGAGACCGTGGACTCGTTCGAGGTCGGCATCAAGTCCGACCTGTTCGACAAGCGCGCGCGGTTGAGCTTCGACGTCTACGACTTCCGGGTGAAGAACCAGCAGTTGACCGCGGTCGGCGGCGCTTCCAACGACGTGCGCCTGCTCAACGCCGATACCTCCAAGGCGCGCGGTGCCGAGTTCGACTTCGAAGCGCTGCTGACCCAGAACCTGCGCGTGACCCTGGGCGGTGCCTACAACTGGACCCGCATCGAGGACCCGACCCTGTCGGTGGGCGTGTGCCGCACCTGCACCGTGACCGATCCGATCAATGCCTCCGGCCGCGCGCTGATCGACGGCAACGTGCTGCCGCAGGCGGCCAAGTGGATGGGCAACGCGACCCTGCGTTACGGCATCCCGGTCGGCGACGACGCCGAGTTCTTCTTCTTCACCGACTGGTCCTACCGCAGCGAGATCAACTTCTTCCTGTACGACTCGCGCGAGTTCGTCGGTCAGCCGCTGCTCGAGGGCGGTGCCAAGATCGGCTACAACTGGGGCGCCGGTGCATACGAGGTCTCGGTGTTCTGCCGCAACTGCACCAACCAGATCCGCGCCACCGGTGCGATCGACTTCAACAACCTCACCGGCTTCATCAACGATCCGCGCATCGTCGGCGCGCAGTTCCGCGCCAACTTCTGA
- the prpF gene encoding 2-methylaconitate cis-trans isomerase PrpF: MAHAPQLRIPATYMRGGTSKGVFFRLQDLPAAAQTPGPARDALLQRVIGSPDPYAKQIDGMGGATSSTSKTVIVAPSTRPGHDVDYLFGQVAIERAFVDWSGNCGNLSAAVGPFAIAAGLVDPARIPRDGVATVRIWQANIGKTIVAQVPMTDGAVQETGDFELDGVTFPAAEIALEFLDPAADEDGAGGAMFPTGNLVDTLEVPGVGSFQATLINAGIPTIFLEAQALGYRGTELQDAINGDAQALQRFETIRAYGALRMGLIATLDDAVTRQHTPKVAFVAPPADYIASSGKPVAAADIDLLVRAMSMGKLHHAMMGTAAVAIGTAAAIPGTLVNRAAGGGERTAVRFGHPSGTLRVGAEARQADGQWTVTKALMSRSARVLMEGWVRVPETAAG, translated from the coding sequence ATGGCCCACGCTCCGCAACTCCGCATCCCCGCCACCTACATGCGCGGCGGCACCTCCAAGGGCGTGTTCTTCCGCCTGCAGGACCTGCCCGCGGCGGCGCAGACGCCGGGCCCGGCGCGCGATGCGCTGCTGCAGCGGGTGATCGGCAGTCCCGATCCCTACGCCAAGCAGATCGACGGCATGGGCGGGGCCACTTCCAGCACCAGCAAGACCGTGATCGTGGCGCCGAGCACGCGTCCCGGTCACGACGTGGACTACCTGTTCGGCCAGGTCGCGATCGAGCGCGCATTCGTGGACTGGAGCGGCAACTGCGGCAATCTGTCGGCCGCCGTGGGGCCGTTCGCGATCGCCGCCGGGCTGGTCGATCCGGCGCGGATTCCGCGCGACGGCGTCGCCACGGTGCGGATCTGGCAGGCCAACATCGGCAAGACCATCGTCGCGCAGGTGCCGATGACCGACGGCGCGGTGCAGGAGACCGGCGACTTCGAGCTGGACGGGGTGACCTTCCCGGCGGCGGAGATCGCGCTGGAATTCCTCGACCCGGCCGCCGACGAGGACGGCGCCGGCGGCGCCATGTTCCCCACCGGCAACCTGGTCGACACGCTGGAGGTGCCGGGCGTCGGCAGCTTCCAGGCGACCCTGATCAATGCCGGCATTCCCACCATCTTCCTCGAGGCGCAGGCGCTGGGTTACCGCGGTACCGAGCTGCAGGACGCGATCAACGGCGATGCGCAGGCGCTGCAGCGCTTCGAAACCATCCGCGCGTACGGCGCGCTGCGCATGGGCCTGATTGCCACGCTGGACGACGCGGTGACGCGCCAGCACACGCCCAAGGTCGCCTTCGTCGCGCCGCCGGCCGACTACATCGCCTCCAGCGGCAAGCCGGTGGCGGCCGCCGACATCGACCTGCTGGTGCGGGCGATGTCGATGGGCAAGCTGCACCACGCGATGATGGGCACCGCGGCGGTGGCGATCGGCACCGCCGCGGCGATCCCCGGCACCCTGGTCAACCGCGCCGCCGGCGGCGGCGAACGCACGGCGGTGCGCTTCGGCCACCCCTCGGGCACCTTGCGGGTCGGCGCCGAAGCGCGCCAGGCGGACGGCCAGTGGACCGTCACCAAGGCCTTGATGAGCCGCAGCGCGCGCGTGCTGATGGAAGGCTGGGTGCGGGTGCCGGAGACAGCGGCTGGTTGA
- a CDS encoding SRPBCC family protein: MLAAPATAEETAMSTSAATTGTVHLHRVLRAPAERIYRAFLEPAALVKWLPPHGFVATVHALDARVGGSYRMSFTNLGTGTSSAFGGTYLELVPGQLIRHTDRFDNPDLPGEMIVTVRLRPVACGTALEILQEGIPPQIPVEFCHLGWQESLSLLTQLVEPEIPDSP; the protein is encoded by the coding sequence ATGCTGGCCGCGCCCGCCACCGCCGAGGAGACCGCCATGAGCACGTCCGCTGCCACCACCGGTACCGTCCACTTGCATCGCGTGTTGCGCGCGCCGGCCGAGCGCATCTACCGCGCCTTCCTGGAACCGGCGGCGCTGGTCAAATGGCTGCCGCCGCACGGCTTCGTCGCCACCGTGCATGCGCTGGACGCGCGCGTGGGCGGCAGCTACCGGATGAGCTTCACCAACCTCGGTACCGGCACCAGCAGCGCCTTCGGCGGCACCTACCTGGAATTGGTGCCCGGCCAATTGATCCGCCATACCGACCGCTTCGACAACCCGGACTTGCCCGGCGAGATGATCGTGACCGTGCGGCTGCGGCCGGTGGCCTGCGGCACCGCGCTGGAGATACTGCAGGAGGGCATCCCGCCGCAGATCCCGGTGGAGTTCTGCCACCTCGGCTGGCAGGAGTCGCTGAGCCTGCTGACGCAGCTGGTCGAGCCCGAGATTCCCGATTCGCCCTGA